A genome region from Hevea brasiliensis isolate MT/VB/25A 57/8 chromosome 9, ASM3005281v1, whole genome shotgun sequence includes the following:
- the LOC110644369 gene encoding uncharacterized protein LOC110644369, whose product MQIWRPQLKKGPATVRTLLFLLLVLFIAAFLSSSWIDTSKFSVERSTNKTVIISLEHKTLHRKVLEFPLNCTIKNETQTCPTNYPRTIFQSEDQDSSPRTVCPDYFRWIHEDLRPWIATGITRDMVERAKKTANFRLIIVQGKAYIEKYRKSIQSRDMFTVWGILQLLRRYPGRLPDMELMFDCDDKPVVRSSDYSGPNSTGPPPLFRYCGDRWTMDVVFPDWSFWGWAEINIKPWNDMLKDIKEGNNKTKWIDREPYAYWKGNPFVAETRRDLLTCNVSDEQDWNARLFIQDWILESQQGFKKSGLASQCTHRYKIYIEGYAWSVSEKYILACNSVTLFVKPYYHDFFTRSLQPLKHYWPIRDTDKCRSIKFAVDWGNKHKQKAQAIGKAASDFIQEELKMDYVYDYMFHLLNMYAKLLKFEPRVTEGAVELCSEVMACPADGLERKFMTESLVKSPSVTGPCTMPPAYEPRVLGAFYRKKLNAIRQLQKWEDGCCKMRKS is encoded by the exons ATGCAAATTTGGAGGCCTCAATTAAAGAAGGGACCTGCAACTGTTAGAACTCTGCTCTTTCTTTTACTAGTCCTCTTCATTGCTGCCTTCTTATCTTCCTCATGGATTGATACT TCTAAGTTTTCAGTGGAAAGATCAACAAACAAGACAGTAATAATTTCTCTAGAGCACAAAACCCTCCATAGAAAAGTACTTGAATTCCCACTTAACTGCACTATCAAGAACGAAACTCAAACCTGTCCAACAAACTACCCAAGAACTATATTTCAAAGCGAAGATCAAGACTCATCACCAAGAACAGTATGTCCGGACTATTTTCGATGGATACATGAAGATCTGAGGCCATGGATTGCTACAGGAATAACCAGGGATATGGTGGAGAGAGCCAAAAAAACAGCAAATTTTCGTCTGATAATAGTCCAAGGCAAGGCATATATCGAGAAATATAGAAAATCAATACAATCGAGAGATATGTTCACTGTATGGGGCATTCTGCAGCTTCTCAGGAGGTATCCTGGAAGGTTACCGGACATGGAGCTGATGTTTGACTGTGATGATAAGCCGGTCGTCCGATCAAGCGATTACAGTGGACCAAACTCCACAGGACCACCACCACTGTTTCGGTACTGTGGTGACAGGTGGACAATGGATGTAGTGTTTCCTGATTGGTCCTTCTGGGGATG GGCTGAAATAAATATAAAGCCATGGAATGATATGTTGAAAGACATAAAAGAAGGCAACAACAAAACCAAATGGATTGATAGAGAACCCTATGCCTACTGGAAAGGAAACCCTTTTGTTGCTGAAACCAGAAGGGACCTCCTTACTTGCAATGTCTCTGATGAACAGGACTGGAATGCTCGCTTATTCATCCAG GATTGGATTCTTGAATCCCAGCAGGGATTCAAGAAATCAGGTTTAGCAAGCCAATGTACGCACAG GTACAAAATTTACATTGAAGGATATGCTTGGTCTGTTAGTGAGAAGTATATTCTAGCCTGCAATTCTGTGACATTGTTTGTAAAACCATACTACCATGACTTCTTCACGAGAAGTCTGCAGCCTCTGAAGCACTATTGGCCTATAAGGGACACCGACAAATGCAGATCGATTAAATTCGCGGTGGACTGGGGCAATAAACACAAGCAAAAG GCACAAGCAATTGGGAAAGCAGCAAGTGATTTCATTCAAGAAGAATTAAAGATGGACTATGTGTATGACTACATGTTTCACCTCTTAAATATGTATGCTAAGCTACTGAAATTTGAACCGCGAGTAACCGAAGGAGCTGTGGAGTTATGCTCTGAGGTTATGGCTTGTCCTGCAGATGGGTTAGAGAGAAAGTTCATGACAGAATCATTAGTGAAGAGTCCTTCTGTTACAGGACCATGTACCATGCCTCCTGCTTATGAACCCAGAGTTCTAGGAGCCTTCTATAGGAAAAAATTAAATGCTATAAGGCAATTGCAGAAATGGGAAGATGGTTGCTGCAAAATGAGAAAGTCTTAG